The Primulina eburnea isolate SZY01 chromosome 8, ASM2296580v1, whole genome shotgun sequence genome contains a region encoding:
- the LOC140838355 gene encoding protein WUSCHEL-like — translation MEPQNLQNPTANDQEAAKNSSFLCRQSITRWTPTTDQIRILKDLYYNNGLRSPSAEQIQRISARLRQYGKIEGKNVFYWFQNHKARERQKKRFTCDNISMQYRNGVWKNEEIYNKFPNVNSGSFPSSSVTSAPGLINVGSVGNFGNGSFAVEKSFRDCSITPNPNTCGSMSQNFTWIGVDPCSPTYPFLEKKNCYINTDLQTLEMEEEEAEDVTPEIETLPLFPIHSNIKQETDYFSGGWHHCSTDGISASTAALELTLNSYAARFPTGP, via the exons ATGGAGCCTCAAAATCTGCAAAATCCGACCGCAAATGATCAAGAAGCGGCTAAGAACAGTAGTTTTCTGTGCAGACAAAGCATTACTAGGTGGACTCCAACGACTGATCAGATAAGAATCTTGAAGGATCTTTATTACAATAATGGACTTAGGTCTCCTTCTGCGGAGCAGATTCAGAGGATTTCTGCTAGGTTAAGACAATATGGGAAGATTGAGGGGAAGAATGTTTTCTACTGGTTTCAGAATCATAAGGCAAGAGAGAGGCAGAAGAAGAGATTCACTTGTGATAATATTTCCATGCAGTACAGGAATGGGGTTTGGAAGAATGAGgagatttataacaagtttccCAACGTGAATTCTG GTAGTTTTCCGTCTTCTTCGGTTACTTCTGCGCCAGGTTTGATCAACGTTGGCTCAGTGGGGAACTTTGGAAATGGATCTTTTGCAGTGGAGAAGAGCTTTAGA GATTGTTCTATAACCCCGAATCCCAACACCTGCGGATCAATGAGTCAAAACTTCACATGGATCGGGGTGGATCCTTGCTCCCCAACCTACCCTTTTCTTGAGAAGAAAAACTGCTACATCAATACTGATCTTCAAACCCTAGAAATGGAGGAAGAAGAAGCGGAGGACGTTACCCCGGAAATCGAGACCCTTCCTCTCTTCCCCATTCACAGCAACATCAAACAAGAAACGGACTACTTCAGTGGTGGCTGGCACCACTGCTCTACCGACGGTATCTCGGCCTCGACGGCAGCTTTGGAGCTCACCCTCAACTCCTATGCGGCAAGATTTCCTACTGGTCCTTGA
- the LOC140838352 gene encoding uncharacterized protein, with product MAADEDIDMSALKSQLNEIHVNWNQEMKRSKSQADALQEKITEVKASVQGSDEDAKQELNVLWRRVKTSATLLTYLKSKARIMAVPHLAYTSCGIKQLEGVGLVDKNCIPLAGWSRNIDVSSFGSTDDDTWTALSFQKDSLDEEDLVYINELLRSVQMVADVMEGLVKRVILADSETAVEKEKVTEGLEEIKKKGIQIENMSLKLEEMGQFALGTNSILNDMRQRVEDLVEETSRQRQRAAENEQELCRVKQDFESLKSYVSTLINVRETLISSEKQFQTIEKHFERLVAKTLQLENEKTQKESEVQKLMEENVRLSALLDKKEAQLVAMNEQCKVMALNASNI from the exons ATGGCAGCAGATGAAGATATTGATATGTCAGCTTTAAAATCACAGTTAAATGAAATTCATGTTAACTGGAATCAGGAGATGAAACGAAGCAAGTCGCAAGCGGATGCCTTGCAAGAGAAGATTACTGAGGTGAAGGCTAGTGTACAAGGATCCGATGAAGATGCAAAGCAAGAATTAAATGTTCTCTGGCGTAGAGTCAAAACTTCTGCGACATTATTGACTTACTTAAAATCGAAAGCAAGAATCATGGCGGTTCCTCATTTGGCTTATACTTCTTGTGGTATCAAACAATTAGAAGGTGTAGGTCTTGTTGATAAAAATTGTATACCCCTGGCTGGCTGGTCTAGGAATATAGATGTTTCTTCTTTTGGTAGTACAGATGACGATACATGGACAGCCCTGAGTTTTCAGAAGGATTCTCTTGATGAAGAGGACTTGGTCTATATCAATGAATTACTTAGAAGTGTACAAATGGTTGCTGATGTAATGGAAGGACTTGTCAAGAGAGTTATTTTGGCAGATTCTGAAACTGCGGTTGAGAAGGAAAAGGTAACAGAAGGGCTGGAGGAGATTAAAAAGAAAGGTATCCAAATTGAGAACATGTCATTAAAATTAGAGGAAATGGGGCAGTTTGCTCTTGGAACGAACTCTATTCTGAATGATATGAGACAAAGGGTTGAAGATTTGGTTGAGGAGACTTCTCGACAAAGGCAAAGAGCTGCTGAAAATGAGCAGGAGCTTTGTCGCGTTAAGCAAGACTTTGAGTCTCTTAAATCCTACGTCAGTACTTTGATCAACGTAAGGGAAACACTTATTTCATCAGAGAAACAATTTCAGACAATTGAAAAGCATTTTGAAAG GCTTGTTGCAAAGACACTACAAttggaaaatgagaaaactcAGAAGGAATCCGAAGTTCAGAAACTGATGGAAGAGAATGTGAGACTGAGTGCTCTACTTGACAAAAAAGAAGCCCAACTCGTGGCCATGAACGAACAGTGCAAGGTCATGGCTCTCAATGCTTCCAACATATAG
- the LOC140837673 gene encoding NAC domain-containing protein 37-like, which produces MTDMTMESSCVPPGFRFHPTDEELVGYYLRKKVASQKIDLDVIRDIDLYRIEPWDLQDKCRIGYEAQKEWYFFSHKDRKYPTGTRTNRATMVGFWKGTGRDKGVYHKTKLIGMRKTLVFYKGRAPNGHKTEWIIHEYRLETEENGTPQAKGWVVCRAFKKRIITETKNTIEDWGSINNFPNNSVGFSSVMDSIDHIITRQHPSNFLHQNLICKQETCTQAAENLHDFVHLPELESPSVKSANLIFNSAEINGNNEERMKSFHAVTEKVRDWRDLDKFVASQLSHGDLYEGNDVYKYWDQLLLQSAEGGYESALGSSSTSDNYFEICMFNERI; this is translated from the exons ATGACAGATATGACTATGGAATCATCATGTGTTCCACCTGGATTTCGATTTCATCCTACAGATGAAGAGCTGGTAGGGTACTATCTTAGGAAGAAGGTTGCATCGCAGAAGATAGATCTCGATGTTATTAGGGATATTGATCTGTATAGAATTGAGCCTTGGGATCTTCAAG ATAAATGTCGAATCGGATATGAAGCGCAAAAGGAGTGGTATTTCTTCAGCCACAAAGATAGGAAGTACCCTACAGGCACAAGAACTAATAGGGCTACGATGGTGGGATTTTGGAAGGGTACCGGCAGAGACAAAGGAGTATATCACAAGACAAAACTCATTGGTATGAGGAAAACCCTAGTCTTTTACAAAGGAAGAGCTCCAAATGGGCACAAAACTGAATGGATCATACATGAATATAGGCTTGAAACAGAAGAAAATGGCACTCCACAGGCAA AGGGATGGGTCGTTTGCCGTGCTTTCAAGAAACGAATCATCACCGAAACAAAGAACACCATAGAAGACTGGGGTTCAATCAATAATTTTCCCAATAATTCGGTTGGTTTTAGTTCAGTCATGGATTCCATTGATCATATTATAACAAGGCAGCATCCATCGAATTTTCTTCATCAGAACTTAATCTGCAAGCAGGAAACATGTACACAAGCCGCTGAAAATTTACATGATTTCGTTCACCTCCCAGAGCTGGAGAGTCCATCCGTAAAAAGCGCGAATTTGATATTCAATTCAGCAGAAATCAACGGCAATAATGAAGAAAGAATGAAGAGTTTCCATGCAGTTACAGAGAAGGTAAGAGATTGGAGAGATCTGGACAAATTTGTTGCTTCACAGCTTAGCCATGGAGATTTGTATGAAGGGAACGATGTTTACAAATATTGGGACCAGCTTCTGTTGCAGAGTGCCGAAGGAGGGTATGAATCGGCATTGGGTTCAAGTAGTACTTCTGataattattttgaaatttgtATGTTTAATGAACGAATTTAA